The DNA sequence GATGCTCTATGTCAATTCAGAAACAATTCTGAATACTGACCGATTTTTTCTCCTTATATAGAGGAGAGTTATCCACAAGAACTGATAAAATCATTTATCAATTACCTAAAATCATATTAAAAATAATAACTGCCTGTTGTATCTCTAATAAATATTTCTTAAAATCATATCCCACAAAATATTTACTATCTATCACATCTTCTGAGACTTCTTCTCCTCTGTAAAAAGGTGGACATGGATTCAATATCGCATTTTCATTAGCACATTCCATACGCTGATAAGTTACCTGATAATCCGCAAAATCTTTCAACTTGTCTTTTCCTAAGGAATCAGTACATATGATATCCTTACCTCGAATAGCCTCATCCAGATTATATTGAATCGTAACCCCCGACATTTCATATCCGGCAGGACAACATTGTTCTAAGGAAAATCCCATACATTCCGAAGCCTCTTTCCATGCTAAGCCAATATTTCCGCTAGCACCCACAAATAAATACTTGTCCTTGGTAAAATCTTCTCTCATTTTAGACAAAGAATACATATCTGCAAGCATTTCACAAGGATGATTGATATCCGTCATGGCATTTATAATAGGCATGTTTGCATATTTTGTCATATTTTCTAACATGGCAATATCCTTATATCGAACAATGATTCCGTCTGCCCAGTTGTTAAGATAACCTATCACATCTTTTATTTCTTCTTTTTTATCTAAGGTTTCCGGCGGGAAGAGAATGGACTGTCCACCAAGCAGATAAATTCCTTTTTCAAAGGTTACTCTTGTACGAATACTGGATTCCGGGAAAAACATAATAATGGTT is a window from the Roseburia sp. 499 genome containing:
- a CDS encoding ornithine carbamoyltransferase, with the translated sequence MKHLIRLRDYSKDDIKEIFHIADEIQKGKYKDFLKGKTIIMFFPESSIRTRVTFEKGIYLLGGQSILFPPETLDKKEEIKDVIGYLNNWADGIIVRYKDIAMLENMTKYANMPIINAMTDINHPCEMLADMYSLSKMREDFTKDKYLFVGASGNIGLAWKEASECMGFSLEQCCPAGYEMSGVTIQYNLDEAIRGKDIICTDSLGKDKLKDFADYQVTYQRMECANENAILNPCPPFYRGEEVSEDVIDSKYFVGYDFKKYLLEIQQAVIIFNMILGN